Below is a genomic region from Meleagris gallopavo isolate NT-WF06-2002-E0010 breed Aviagen turkey brand Nicholas breeding stock chromosome 5, Turkey_5.1, whole genome shotgun sequence.
GCTCCTCAATGACTTCTCACAATATTATTCTGTGTCTTCCATTTTCCTGATTGATAGGTTGCAGTCTTAAagttttgtagctgtgttatgGGAATTGTCACTATGAATAAAAAAGATCTTTAGCAGAAATGAGAATAGAGCTGGAGGTTTTGATGTATGCAGAAGGCTGGGAGGTGGTCTGAAGTGTGTGAAGAGGCCTCCAATTCATATGTGTATCCCTCCAGTAAGTGGGTCAGCAAAACTGATGTAAAAGGGGAATTTTGTAGCTCAGACTAAAAAGCTGTTAATGAGATGGAGAAGTTTTTTGTAACACTCAGACTAACTGCAGGTCGAGGAATTCCAAGCCTGTAAATCAGTTCTATTAAAGAAACCTTGCAAACatgatctttaaaaataaaatgtctgttgtttttgtttcttgatcTACACTGAAGTCTATATAACAAATGTTCTTTCAACTGTAACTATATTTTGCAGATTTTGTTTATAAATTTGGCTTCAAAATGCTTTGgaaggattatttttctttctgatgttcTGCAGGTCTCTTTCAGAAGAGGTTGTGTTTTCTGATTGATCTCCAGGCCACTAGCGTGGTTTTCTGCATCTTacccttttttcttctaattccCAGCGGAAGTCTTCCACCAGCTGTCTCAGGCCTTAGCTGTTCTGACAGATGCAGCAGCAAGGGTAAGGATGCCTATCCCTTGTTTATATTGGGACTGTATGGTGTTACTCTGCATGCTGGAGAAGTAGAAACTCTCATCCTGTCTGGCCTGATCTCTTCTCCAGTTGAGCCTCTGTTAATGCAAGTCTTGTCTGTTATTCCCTGTAATCCTCCATGAGATGAAATAGCAGGTGCTAGATAAGAGCTttgataaatgttttttctgatCTGATGTAGCTCAGTTTGCACTGAGTGTGAGATAATGTCTTTAATAACATTCTCAGTTAGGTTctatctcatttaaaaaataaccacCAGTGATTGGTTCAGTTTCTGTGGCAGCAGTGCATTTGAGATTCCCTTGAAATCAAGATGTGACAAGTAAATAGTATCTAGACACGATCACTAAGGCTCAGAACCCTTCTCTCAGTGGGGCACGAGGCTTGTGAACAGAAAAGCTGAGTCGTAGTTGTGATCTCTGTCCTTTTGCTGCAGAAGCTTTCCAGGCTGCCAGATGTAGCTCAGGCTTCCTGAAGGAAGTGGTTGAGTGCCTTCTGCAAGGCCTGAGAGTATTACATGCTTTTCCTGTGAAAAGCAGGaataaaaacagcatgaaaGAGGGTCAGCATGAGCAAGTAATACCATCCAGATAAACTCAGGAGAGAAGGCATATTAAAATTTCAGATaagatttaaaagcaaatgttgGCAGAGATTGTAAAGGATAATGATATGAGGGATAATGGTAATGGTTTGAGCAGATGTCAGTGAAGTTGCTGGTTTACCCCAGTTCTTAAGTCACTAAGTGAATGTTGATGTGCTGTCACAGCTGAGGAATTCTGGTGTTCTTTGCTCTGATACATTTATGTGAATCAACCATCTGTCTTATCAGTAGatcttttatataaaataaacctttttcaTCATAGAAGTTTGTTCTAAATCAAACTTGATTTGTTTTTGGTGCCCCTAAATTTTCTTTTGACctgttcagagaagaaaaacagaatatttttctcacCTCTAAAGAtggttgagatttttttctacagtaaaTTTCACAGTTACTCCTAGATTTCTTCACTCTTTCAGGCTCAATCTGGATATCCTTCTTGTGTTTTCAGGATATTTATGTTAACTCcaacattttaaaagtgcaaGCGAGAAGTAGGAAATGTTTCACCTCTTCTTACTGTGTTTTGGTAGCTGACCTCCCTTCTACTCACAGCTTCACATTTTATCCCTTTTGCTTTACATAGTTATGCtgttctgttggttttttgaCAGGTGGCATATGACAAAGTGAGAAAAGccaaaaagcaagcagcagaaaggacaCAAAAGCTTGATGAGAAGCGAAAGAAAGTAAAGCTTGGTAATGAAatcaaaacataattttctttgGGCTTGGAGTCTTCATTAGCTGGGCGCTTACGTTTCTTTGATGCTGGAAGTCACCACAAATTGTTACATTGCTGTTCATCTGCtgtggccttttttttttttaaatattgccCATCCAGTACAATACAGGAGCCATGTGAAATCTCCAGTAGTCACAGCTAGGGATGATTCTGCTCTGGCAAGGAATTGGGGCTTTGATCCCATAATATATTGCTGTGTTTGAGCAGAGACAGAAGAGCTATTATGTCTCTACTTTGAGTTTGTTATAGATGTAGCCAAGTTCTGGATCATTACACCCACCTCTGGACAGGAGTGAAAattctttttggtttgttttaattttgtttttttctctgcagatctTGAAGCCAGGGAACGAGAAGCCCAGACCCGTGATAATGAAGAGGAGGAGATCCGGATAACAAGGACCTTAGAACAAGAGGTAACAATCCATTTTTAGATTTGTATGCTGCGTCTGAGAATAACTGCTTAAAGTCATTCATAATGCAAACCATGTGAGTTGTGGCAACTCTGTGTAGCAGTCCCTCAGCCTTTGGATTAATGGGCTCTGTGAAAGAAGGGCATGCATGACAGTCTGGCAAATGTCAGTCCTGCTTTTTGGCATAGCAGAAAATAACTAATTGATATATGCTGGCTGGTAGGGGCTGTGTCATTAGGAACAGGAGGGTCTAAATATTAAATAAGCACTGGAGCTGGGACAGTGGGGCTAACGGAAGGCTTACATCAAAAGATGGGGCTAAGTTAGAAACTGTCTTTGGCAGTCTTCAGCTGGCATGAGTCAAGCATGTTCCAATGCTGTCTTACCTTTGCTCTAGATAATACGGTTGCGTGAAGAAGGCTCTCGTCAGCttgaagagcagcagagacTCATTCGAGAACAGATCCAACTTGAAAGGCAGCAGCGCATCCAAGGTGAGATAGGTGACTGAAGTGCTTAGCCAAACTAAGTACCCCTGGGTCTCCAACTTCTTTCTAGATGGAGCAGGGTTTGCATACAGATAAAGTCTTCTGATTTGGTCATCTTGCGACATATAGGATCCTATTAGACCTTTGTTGAGAATAAGACTAGCATTTCTATGAGGCTTTTTTCTTGTATGTGGCAGATTGCTCTTTAACATATTCTTGTTCCTCTCCAATAAAGATTCTGAAGTTTTGAATGTAGATGGCCTGATGAggagccccacagctgtgctggaaggAAACCTAAAGTCTTACTTGTCCATCATAATTAAATCAGTCGGTGTTGCGCACAAAACAGGGACTGATTCAaggttgcaaaaaaaaaagttgccatCAAAGTTACTACCTCTGTATCCCTTTGAAAGTTCTCAGTACCTATCACCCAGAAGAGATACTGTGAAGTTTGTATGGTGTACAGTTCCAGAGGTTTACTTACTGGAATTTGATTCTCATGTTTTTTAGGCATGTGCAGTCTTCATCCCAGGTTTGTACAAAGACTGAGGACAAATCTGTCAGAAGGAGCAACATGTTGAACAGGAAAACACCTGAATTTTGTGTTACTGTACAACATCAGCAAGTTATCATGTTTGAGATTATCTCCCTCTAATTCTTGGGGGCTGCTCACTAGCTGTAATTAGTCCCCTTCATACGGGACCAGATGAGATGtatctagaatcatagaagctTAGCCTCTGGTATTCCTGAATCTCCTTCCTATCCACACGTCTCTCTAGAAATTTGCCTTTTCTAACATTCTGCATCTCTGTGGGTTTCAAATGTACAGTTCtatatttcagaaagttttcttctacttttcaAAAGAAGATAGAGTGCTGTTTAGAATTTcagttaaacagaaaaaattaatGTCTCTTGCTTCCTACTGCGTTCGTTCTGGCTGAGAACTTAGAAGGTTTGTGGAACAGGAGCAGATCACTATTAAGCATTTCACTATTGAGTATTTAGTTGTAAGACCAGATTAAATTCTTGGGTTATGTCTTaatgttgagattttttttgtcctccCTTAGCTTTCCATGCTTGTTCCTACCAGTGCAGCCTATTGACAGGGAGAATCTAACAGATTTCCTTCTTGTGGTTTTCTTGTTTAGTAGTTTTCTACCCTTGATCATGGGATGTCTTGGAATCACGGAAGGGAAAGATACTGACATCCAATATTTACTTTACACTACAGGTTCTACTGATATTGTCATATAAGTCTTTTGGGGTGCTGAAATGATCAAGTGCAATAAAAATTGAGACATGCGCTTGCTGTTACCATAAATACATTTGCAGGGCAAATTTTGTGGTAGTGCTATTTAGCTGATGAATTTTCACCCATTCACCCATATTCttgcatctttttattttattttttttcctctacactCTTTAGGCAACCGAGTAGGAAATGGAGCAGAAGGCAAAATAACTCCCAAACTCAAAGTAAGTCATCTCTTAGATCAGATAGAATGTTTGCAGGTCTGGAGGGCAGAAAGGACTCCTTTGCTGAGCTGGCATGCCCTTTTGTACAGTGGTGGTGAAGATCCTCTATTTAATGTATATCATGAAAGCTAAcacctccccatccctgcatcTAAAATATCCTTCTTCCcctattcttttcttctcttacttTCTCATGTAAACATTCGAGCCTGAAATTGAGTCATCTGTGCTTTAGGCACTGAGAAACATCTGCTTATTACCCTGATACAGCCATTAATATACCTTCAGGTACAGTTTTAACTCCTATGAGTCCTTCCTCACTGTtctcaaaataatttgttcCCTGTGCACACTGATGTTGAAGTTATTGTCTTGGCCATTCTGGAACTGTAGCTGTAAATAGCAAACTTGATTACTGTGCAGGTGGTGTGAGCTGTGTTCAGCATGGCAGCATGTTCAAAAATGTTGACAAAATTAACTTCTCACATTTATTTCCCAGCTaaaatggaaatgcagaaaagaagaTGAGACAGGAGGGGGATACTCAAAAGAAGTTTTACTGCGGATCCTGCAGAAGGTACTGTCTGATGCTTTTCTGTTACTTGATGTTCCCCTGCTTTCAGTGCTATAAGAGAGGACAGTAAATTCTGGGAAGccccattttcttttcttgttgagCCCTCTCATTCATGCTGTTTTCAGAGATCATCAACACAATCCATTTGTTATGAACTGTTCCTAGTTGCACGTTTGCCTCCTTCCTAGTAGAGATCCCCAGTGAAACAGCAACCACAAACTCTTCCCTGAGTAATTCATGTCCTTTATAAAGGTTAGACTGGCTATGTGATTATAATGTGCACTTTTACCTTTACTTAAAGCACTGTACGTTAACTTCTGTGGGGAGTTCAGAGGCAGGAACAGACAAGCCTTTGGTCAGATTAATCCCAGCATGTGGTCTTTGTTCAGATGAATATCTCCTGTAACTGAGTTGAACAGCCCTCTTACCTTGGGATTTGCTGGAAGCGAAGTTTGTAGTTatgtgcagccccagcactgttTCCTGGAGGGACAAATTATGACAGATTGGGATCAATGGAAGCATCGTGTAAGACAGAAGGGGTGACAGCTCAAGTCTCATGTCTGTGAAGACACGTTTTCCTTGCAGTCACGCCATAGGTGAACTTGACTTTTCTTCTGGGTCTGtaattaacttttctttctctctcctaaCAGTATGGCGACGTGCTAAATTTGTTGATCTCCAGTAGGAAGGCTGGAAGTGCAGTCGTGGAATTTGCTACTGTTAAAGCTGCTGTAAGTCTGGTGGAGACCACAGATGTGTACAGTGGAGAATGGGCAAGAAGGGGTGTTTCAGAAGGGAAGGGTTAGCTGTCTCACAGCCTAGAAATGCTGCCTTGTTATTAAGGCAGTGGAGAAGGGTAATGAGAGTCTAAAGGTACAGATGGATGAAGGGAGTGGCAAAGCTTGAGGCATAAACTCAGAGCAGATCACATAAACAAGTAGGCTGTGCATGTAAGCTTCTGAGGGAAGAGACACTGCTTTTAAGGGAAGACACCAAACTATTTAACCAGCTCTCACTGGAGGTGATGGGCTTAATGAATCTTAGAGATTATATCAAGCATTTgcagtttaaaagaaattaaaatgtcttAACTCGTGATGACTTACAATAATTCATGTTCCTGTGGAAATAATCTGTATAGTAGCTACTGTAATGAAATAAACCTGTAATGTTAGTAGTTCCATCTGCTTAAATTTACAATAGTTTTGTTTCACTTAATCTATCCAAATaattgcaaaaaataataataataataataataataaaacaaccAGAAACCCACAGCTATCTGTGCTCTGTTTATCAGAAATGCTGGCAGTGGTGTTTTATCCATCCTTGATGCAGAAATGAACCTTGAAGGGTGCTTCTCATGTAGGGCAGCTGTGAAATCTTCGTTGACCTTGATAACAGCCTGAGATAGAAAAATTCCTAGGATTGTGAGCTGGCTGTGAGGGAGTGTGACCCAAAATTCAGATGGTGATGATGGAATATTTTCATTGGTAGGAGATGGCTGTGAAGAATGAAGTTGGTCTGACAGATAATCCTCTAAAGATTTCCTGGCTGGAAGGCCGGCCCCAGAGCAATCCCAGCAGTGTCCATTGTGACAGCAGTGGTCAGCCTAGGACTTCACAGGTAAAGAGAGTATAGGCTGCTGTTATTTAAATCTGTTTCTATAGCAATCTAAATTAGGAGTGCTTTGCATATATGGTAGGATGCATTGATTCCTAGCgaagcaagaaaataaactgataGTGAGATGACTGGCTTCCTGATGAACCTTTTTATGCTGAgtcagtgactttttttttttttaaaggactttCTGTAGGTGTAGCAACACATTGAGGTACAAGCTACTTGAATGACTGGATGTTTGCACAATATCCCCCTCTTAAAAGTGAAAACCAAGGATGATCCTTGCTCGACACAAAGCCTCTAATTCCATTCTTCTGTGAATTTAGTCTTAGCATACTTCGACTGTGAAATCCTTTAGCAGATAGTTCACTGAAAGAGGTCTGGAACCTTTAGAGAGGTTTAGTTACTGCATTCAAAAGAGGGTGAAATTTCAGTGCTAAAACCAAACCTATATTCTTAGGGTCTGCAGGAGGGAAACTAAAATAATATCAACTTAAATATCCTTTTAAAGAGTCCTTATCTGTTTTGGTTCTTCTTTACCAGTGTTGGTACAGCTTGGTAGATGCTTCAAGTGCAAAGTGTTTGCCAACTTCTTGGTTATTCCACCAGATAATCAATCTGAAGCTGCTGCTATTGAATAGCGAGTTTTGCCTTTTATCTCTTTTGTGATTGGAATACAATATATAGTGGCTAAAACATAGAAAATGTCTCCTCTAATGTGCCATGCTACATGGAATTGTTTGCCAACAGTTACCCTGTACTCCTGTCACCTTTTTGGGGTGGGAACTGTGTCCACTTCTTTTAGAGCAGAACAATTCTGTGTTATAAAGCAAAGTGTAATATATCTCATGCTCTGCCTGTGTTCTGATTTGgttaattgtttcttttctgagagaaaatgtgaaGGGGCCTGAGATCCTCTGGCTATTTGAATTCCTGTTCAAGCTTCGTGTGAcacttcctctcttctccttcacTGCCTCATGCTGTACAGTTACCCTCAGTCCATGCATTTACAACCAAAATAATGTAGCAGTTTGTAAGATTGTTTAATACATTCTCTCCTGacttctgaagtattttcttcacATGTCAGAATACCTTGCTGCTATTCtagttctgttttttgttttatgttctcTTTCTGAGCAGCATGGCCTGAGCAGCATCACTTCCCAGACATTTCAAGCAATGGCAGTTTGAGCATCATAGCCCATAGCCATGTAGGTCTCCATGCACAATGTAGAATCAGTGAGTCCTGCAGACAGAGCAGATTCAAAAAGGTGGCCAAAGTGCTTTGGAAAAAAGCAGGATTCAGTTGAGCGTATTTGAGTATCCCTCACTAGCAGAGCACTAGAACTGGCTCTGGAGAGCTCATTCACACCtaagagagggagaggaaagcCACTAGTGCAAAGGTTAGTAGTGTATTCTTACCTGTGTGTTTTCAGCTACTGAATATTGTTTGATTGAATTGATCTTGGCTTGTTTCCATGACCAAAGCTTGTTAATTTGAAACTGCAGTGTCTGCCTGCTGTGAAGGACTAGAtggtggagcagcagcagcaagggaGGACAGACTAAAGCAGCAAATGGAGTTCATGCTGTGTGGAGCTGGTTACTCTGTTCGGTCCAGCACACCTTTATCAGTCCATTGTTGGATGTCAAAATGATGAGTTCTGGGCAGTGATTTGCAACCTTTTCCAAGAGCTGCACTTCTAATGCTTGTGTTCTTTCTACTGCTTTTATGTGTAAGCAGCAGCAATTTCTTTAATCACATTGCTGTCTTGCTGTCTAGGCTAAGATACCCAAGCTGCTCCGGTTTGTTTTAGTACTTGCTTCGTTAGGCCTTCCCaaagtcctgctgctgcttctgcatggATGTTTCCAAAATGTACAACTCTTCCTTCCATTCTCTTAGCTGTTGTATCAGTCTTTGTTCTTAGCTCCTCAGTTCCAGTCTTCCAAATGAGGTTTTTCAGTTGTCAGTTGACATTGCCTCAGTTTACTACCTACCTTATCCCTTTCATACACAGTCTAGCTTTCCATCCATCAGGGGCTACGTTCGTTCTTTCAGGCTCATTCTGATTTTAAGCTGCCCTCACTTCCTCTTTGCTGTCTCTGGGCAGCTCCTATTTTTGTCTGATTCCACCTTCTGTTTGCTCCCACTCTGTGCAAatgcagctccttcccagctctgcttcagGAGAAAGCTGAAGCACTGTTCTCATGGCAACACACTCACTACCCATCCCGTCTGTGTTCCATGCGTGGGGTTgacagccaggagctgctcacCAAAACCCACAAATAATGGAGAACCACAGACAGGCTAGACCAGGACAGCTTTGGAAGCAGTTCCTAGGAGAAATCAAGGCTGACTGCTGAAAGATCATGCTGTGAGGAGGCATTAAGTTGCAAATTATGTACCTACACAGTTTTTGCTGACTTGTTTCATCCCACAGCAAAGAATGAGTGTTGTCCTTTCTAGAGAACAGGAGGGTTAAGCTTTACAAATTAGAAAACTACAAAAGCTGTGGTTTGATCACTGTTACTTTAGGATACTTGAGAGCAACAACCATTTGATAGCTGCAGCTCTGATTGGTTCAAAGCACACAAagactgtgtggtgctgtgaGGACTATTGCGTACActatttttgtaatgttttgcCACTGCAGCAGCATAAAGTGCTTGCTCATGGGAAAGTCATCATTGCACCTGGTGGTGTCACCCTACATGTGTTCCCCATTCACTTTTGACCATCCATTCAGCCACA
It encodes:
- the DNAJC17 gene encoding dnaJ homolog subfamily C member 17, translated to MAVDKDLLELDLYGLLGVGEKASEKEIKKAYRQKALTCHPDKNPDNPQAAEVFHQLSQALAVLTDAAARVAYDKVRKAKKQAAERTQKLDEKRKKVKLDLEAREREAQTRDNEEEEIRITRTLEQEIIRLREEGSRQLEEQQRLIREQIQLERQQRIQGNRVGNGAEGKITPKLKLKWKCRKEDETGGGYSKEVLLRILQKYGDVLNLLISSRKAGSAVVEFATVKAAEMAVKNEVGLTDNPLKISWLEGRPQSNPSSVHCDSSGQPRTSQASVVSERDYESLVMMRMRQAAERQQLIAQLKREDEEESHT